The region AAAGTATCACCACTATAAACTATCAAAGAACTAGGAGCTATAGAAGGTATATACACTTTTTTTGGTTGAATCATCCCTTTTTTATGAGTACCTTCACCAACAGGAAGAGGATTCCAATACTCTTTTCCATAAGAAATAACAGGCCAACCATAATTTAAGCCTTTTTCAATAAGATTTATCTCATCCCCACCTCTTGGTCCATGCTCAATACTCCAAAGCTTTTTGCTTTCTTTATCATAAAAAAGCCCTTGAGGATTTCTATGTCCATAACTGTAGATTTCAGCTAGTTTTTCTTTTTGATTTATAAAAGGATTATCTTTAGGAATTGTTCCATCTAAATTTAATCTTATAATAGACCCAGCATGATTAGATAAATCTTGAGAGTTTTTTCTTACTCCTCTATCCCCAATAGAAAAATAGATATGATCCTCTTCATCAAAGGCAATTCTACTTCCAAAGTGCCTAGTTGTATCTGTAGCTGATTTTGTAATTAATAAATCTCTCCATTCAATCAAACTATTATCTTTTAACTTTGCTTTTGCAAGTGTCGTTACACCCTCACCTTTTATCTCTTTAACATAAGTAAAATATAAAATGGAATCACTTATAAAAAAAGGCGAAGCTTGAACATCTAAAAGCCCACCTTGCCCATCATACAAAATATTTGGTGTATTAATTATATTTTGTAGTTTCTTAGTATCAGTATTTAAAACAACAATCTTACCACTCTTTTGGGTAATTAGAAGTTCAGAATTTGAAATAAAAGTCATACCCCAAGGAACATTCAAATTTGAAGCAAGCTTTTCTAAATTAACATTCATACCTTCACTTTGAAAAGTAAAAATTGTTTGCGCAAAAAGAAAAGATTTGAATACAAAAAAAGTAAATATATATTTCATCATAATAAAACTCCTGGTTTTTTATTATATTTTTACGCCCTTTTTTCGACCATAATCTGTTTTTTTATCATATTCTTTACTTTTCTTTCTATACTTTTTTATAATTTTCTTTTTGTCTACTCTTATTTGCTTTCTAAATTTATCACAATCACGAGGAGAGCCATAAGATAGTAATTTCTTTTCAATTTCTTTCGCTGCTTGTACTGCAAATTTTTCATGCTTTTTTTGATATGAGATAAGTTTTCTTTCAAACTTTGAAAAAGGATTTTTTACACTAAACTTTACACTCTTCTTAGGAGTTAACCTAGGTAATATTGTCTTAATATTTAAATCAACATAAACTTTTGTAACTCTACATTTTCCTTTATATTCATAACTTGTATTAACTTCCCATACTGTATCAGCATAAAGTTTTTCACCTGATTTCTTTATCGGACTTTTACTTAATAACTGAGTTTTAATATCTTTCTTCGATTTAGGATAAATATCATAATACTTAATTCTTTTTTCAACTTTT is a window of Arcobacter sp. LA11 DNA encoding:
- a CDS encoding PQQ-dependent sugar dehydrogenase, which codes for MMKYIFTFFVFKSFLFAQTIFTFQSEGMNVNLEKLASNLNVPWGMTFISNSELLITQKSGKIVVLNTDTKKLQNIINTPNILYDGQGGLLDVQASPFFISDSILYFTYVKEIKGEGVTTLAKAKLKDNSLIEWRDLLITKSATDTTRHFGSRIAFDEEDHIYFSIGDRGVRKNSQDLSNHAGSIIRLNLDGTIPKDNPFINQKEKLAEIYSYGHRNPQGLFYDKESKKLWSIEHGPRGGDEINLIEKGLNYGWPVISYGKEYWNPLPVGEGTHKKGMIQPKKVYIPSIAPSSLIVYSGDTFPKWKGDIFSGALKLRHLNRVVFDKYNKEIKEERLLEELGERIRNVIQSPKGNLVISTDSGNIYKLVPSSRN
- a CDS encoding DUF922 domain-containing protein, which produces MKKVIVLCFLLLIPFSVSAKVKVEKRIKYYDIYPKSKKDIKTQLLSKSPIKKSGEKLYADTVWEVNTSYEYKGKCRVTKVYVDLNIKTILPRLTPKKSVKFSVKNPFSKFERKLISYQKKHEKFAVQAAKEIEKKLLSYGSPRDCDKFRKQIRVDKKKIIKKYRKKSKEYDKKTDYGRKKGVKI